Below is a window of Chionomys nivalis chromosome 19, mChiNiv1.1, whole genome shotgun sequence DNA.
GGTGGTGGAACAACACAAGTACTACAGcacattcctgctgccccatAAGGACAAaagtaagggggctggagagatggctcagtggttatgagcactggctgctcttccaaagcacctgggttcaattcccagcacccacttgacagtttacaactgtctgtagctccactTCCAAAGTGATCTCACATTCTCAAACAGACATATACATAGGCAGAACACCAATACCCATAAATAGTTTATTAAAAAGTGTTAAAATatgcattcaaacaattcaaagagagcataatagcatacagtatcaagattttctgtgtattttccatgtaTATgcagctttactttaacctctgagttctctgtatatctttatcctggaataactctgtagaaaaagctgtccttgaactaaaagagatccacctgtctctgcctccccagtgctaggattaaaggtgtgtactaccacaccttgaattcagagttccatgcctctgccccccccccaggcattgggattaaaggtacatactaccacaccttgaagaaacagaggtcaatctacctcagcctcccaagtgttgggattaaaggtgcatgcaaccacacccaactgctctctttctttcttctttattttaagaactttaacctttagtctgcatatatttttaacacactgtaaaccatttagaggtttactTCGTCTTTGAATCCCTCTTTAGAGTATgtctctctttctgaccacatgagtcttttaGGGAAGGATTAAAACCGTGACTTTGGCGGCTGattccagcccattccttagcttcccagcctcatggcagaggtaccggctgtagccatttttattgccacaactctatggtgtttcaagttCCCTGCCCGCAAGCAAGTTGCAAcagtctgctcacagaccacactcagtcggaCTGCCTGACTgaaaaaagagtcagagtttgccctggcaggacagccaagaaattcagcattttaaaacggcgctactttttttctgctgcagcaaaaaaccgaaaagcatgcattcagcttttcatcaacacctttTAAATTTTTCGCGGCAcgatctcttaaaagagctgcagagtTTCGCAGCTAAAGCTAAGTCAGGAAGCCTCAcaagatgagagcacttgcttgcctctagcaagcagagcagacctgagaaatttctgctaccaagaaaccatgctttactctattctttcccaagctttctcaagctttctgtggactcagttatCCACATTCTCAGGCTCATCACAGGATCCTTTCCCATCCTTTTCCACAGCCAGAACATATCGCTCTGGTACCCAAATGAGCTTGTCCATTTctggaggaaaaacacaaacagttcCTCTCACCCAAGCCAACAGGGGCATGGGCTCCTTCCATTGTCCTGTAAGAAGGTCTTTCCATTGTCTCCATCCTAAGGACTGAGAACTTTTATTCCAATGTTTTTCCATGGCCGGATGACCCTCAAAACCCACAGTTAAAtaatttagaataaataaaatagaagccaATTTTGTACTGGGAGAAGGAATATACTTCCccctatttatttgtgtgtaataCTGTTTTATGACCACAGGCATTCTTTCTACTATAGCTTGTCCACTAGTATTATATGGAATACCTGGAATATGTTTAATATCATTATTTACACAAAAAGTTTGAAATTTTCCCCAATATatgcaggaccattatctgttttaatGACATTAGGTAAGCTCATATATGCAAAAGCCAGCAGGAATGAGCTATCACATCCTTCATTTTCTCTCCACTATGCAGAGAAGCAAAAACTACTTTAGAGTAAGTATCAGCTGAAACATGCATGTATTTCAGCTTTCCAGCTGAGGGTAGGTGcataacatccatctgccaaatgtCGTTTGGTGTAAGACCGCGAGGATTAACTCCAGCAATGGGTGTATTATGAAAAGGAGCACAGGTGGAACATTGGGTGGTCATTTGTAAGGCAGTGGCTCTGGAGCGACCAGTATGGTGCTGCAAAGAACGAgcatttccttgatttcttttatGGAGTTTAGGAGCCTTTTCTTCGGGGCTCCAAATAATATTCAAGTATATACATCTGCGAGTTGATTACCCTCGGTCAGAGGTCCAGGTAATTGAGTATGACCTCTAATAAGACTCACAAATATAGGATCCCGCCTGGACCATAATAAATACGGTAGACAGCATAAGTGTTGTTGTATTGTAGGGACACAGGAGAAATATAAGGAGCAGTTTCTAAAGAAACAATCATTTGAGACAAGTAAGTACTatcagtaaataaattaattgacTCATCAGGAAACATTTGTAATGCTAGAATACAGGCTATTATTTCAGCTGCTTGAGCAGAGACATTGCCAACAGGTGTTTGGAATATTACATAGACCTTGAGAAACTACCTTTTTCTCCAAAATTTCCCTTTGGAGAACGATTTGTAAAAGCTGTTGGAGCTCCCACCAGAGGCCTAGGTTTTCCTATTCGTGGAAAGTACTATTCGTGGTTGAAGAGTCAGATACCACAGCCAATGAGAATGCTAAAGCCTGTGAACTACGTCAGTAACCCAGCCCAGGAAGTGACGTCAAGAAAACTGCGGCGCCAGTCCTGATAAATTCCGAGGGACAGAAGAACACTGCTTCTTAGGGCTCGGCATTCGAACTAGGAGTTGTGTCGTCTGTAAGTTCGAAGGGTTAGAGTTCTAGCCACGATGATGTTTGAGGTGGTTTGCAATGACCGTCTGGGGAAGAAAGTCCGGGTCAAATGTAACACCGATGACACCATCGGGGACTTGAAAAAACTCATAGCGGCCCAAACCGGCACCCGGTGGACGAAGATAGTCCTGAAAAAATGGTACGGGATTTTTAAGGACCACGTGTGTCTGGGAGATTATGAAATCCATGATGGGTTGAACCTGGAGCTTTATTACCAGTAGACAGGAATTCCTTCTCCTTGCTTACCCTGTCTTCCTCTCCCACCCTCATTTTGACACTGGTATAGATGCCCATTTTCAACATTCACGTGGATCAAAACTTCAGTGCTGCTTATAAGTCAGAACGGAAAGTTCTAAAGAAATGCTATCCACCTGACTTTGACCCGTCAAAGATCCTGACACTCAAGCTGCCCAAGGACCAGGCAGCTCCATGCTTCAACTCTTCAAACTTCAATTCTGCTTCATGCTGATTTTTATTAAACTCTTTCTGTGTCAAAGGCTTTTCCTGAGTGGAAGTCTCTAGACTCTGATGCCCAGAGGATTAAGGGAACTGACTCTCAAGTGCCTGCAGACAAGGAACAGTGAGTGTCTCCACCCCTTTACTGTTGATTACTTTGTCTAGCCTGCAGCTGCAGAGTCTCTGATGCTATTGTAACTGGTCTCCTGAGAACTCTCTCTAGGATTACTGCAGTAGCCATTAGGCTATATTCCTACTTATTTTTTATGGCCCAAACGATCTTTAGAAAACATGAATTGAAtctgccctcctctcttccaatgGCCCCTGGTTCCCACCTCATCTTTAAGTCAGTTAAGGAGAGAATTTCATGATGAATAGCTCAGTAGGAGGCCTCTCACCGACAAAATTTGGGGACCTGGGTGTCACTCCCAGCTCTGAACCAGGcaaacagaaccaaaaaaaaaaaaaaaaaccaaagggtcCTGGTATCACCCGCAGGGGCCATAGATTATGTGACCTCCCTTCCTGATTGGTTTACCTGATTTCGTTTCTAATTcctctaaaaaaaaatgttttatggatTTGTAAGGATattcataatttcttttcctttaaaaaggtaTGATGAGCCAGttggaggtggcacacgcctttaatcccagcactcgggaggcagaggcaggtagatctctgagttcgaggccagactggtctacaagagctagttccaggatgagcCTCAAGGATACAGataaacgctgtctcaaaaaaacagaacataaaATTATTGTGATTTTAGGTATATAtacgttttgtttttgtttgtgagggtgtctattttttatttttttttatttattatttttttcttttgattttcgagacagggtttctccatagcttttggttcctgtcctggaactagctcttctaaccaggctggcctcgaactcacagagatccgcctacctctgcctgccgagtgctgggattaaaggcgtgcgccaccagcgcccgcTGAGGATGTCTATAAACTACAGgattgcccatggaggccaaaaaaaaaaaaaaaaaaaaaaggcatcagatcccccgggACTGGAATTTCATCTTTTGATAACCAACTGCCATTTTTCACAGATGCTCGCCACCTCCAGCAAGGCCGCAGTCTCaagctccttcctcctcctgctcctgtcgCCGCTGTTCCTGCGACAGGCGGTGCTGCGGCAGCATGGACTCAAAGTCCACGTGTGCCTGCCGCTGGTTCAGGTCCTTCAGCTCCTGCAGGTTTTCCAGCACCTCCATCTCCAGCTTCGAGTCTTTGGTGCGGTTCTCTAGGACCTCATGGGGTTGTTCAGCTCCTCATCCTTGCGCTCCTTCTGCACAcgctttttctcctcctccagctTCTTGGCCTGGAAGCTGCGTGTGGCTCCGTGCTCCACGGTGTAGTCCGTGTTCTCAGGGTCTGTCTTGAAGGTGATCTCGGCCAAGCAGCGCGTGCACTTGATATAGAAGCAGAAGAGAGGCAGGCCCAGGTAGGCCTCGTTCTGGATGGTTTCCTTGCGCGCATTGAACTCCTTCCCCTTGGTGATGTATTCTCCACATGTCTTGCACCTGATGTTGAAGGGGCCATCAGTCGAATCACCTACTGCCGGTCCTTGGTTCGCTTGAGTTTCGGGTTCTTTGGCGGGTCGAAGTCAGGTGGGTAGTATTTGTCTAGAACTTTCCGTTCTGACATATTCGCTTCAGGAACAAAGCAGCACTGAACTTTTGATTCACGTGAATATTGAAAATGGGCATCTATACCAGTGTCAAAATGAGGATGGGAGAGGAAAGCAGGGTAGGCAAGGAGAAGGAATTCCCGTCTACTGGTAATAAAGCTCCAGGTTCATCCCATCATGGATTTCATAATCTCCCAGAGACACGTGGTCCTTAAAAATCccgtaccaaaaaaaaaaaaataaaaaaaatcccgtACCACTTTTTCAGGACTATCTTCGTCCACCGGTTGCCGGTTTGGGCCGATATGAGTTTTTTCAAGTCCCCGATGGTGTCATGGGTGTTACATTTGACGCGGACTTTCTTCCCTAAATGGTCATTGCAAACCACCTCAATCATCATCGTGGCTAGAACTCTAACCCTTCGAACTTACAGACAACACAACTCCAAACTCGAAAGCCCAGACCTGAGGAGCTTTGGTTGCCTAGGAATTTATTCAGACAGCTTCCCCGGGACCCCCCCCCCGTGGTTCTCTTGACGTCACTTCCTGGGCTGGCTTAAGTAGTTCATAGGCTTTAGCGTTCTCATTGGCTGTGGTATCTGACTCTTCAACCACGAATAGTACTTTCCACGAATAGGAAAACCTAGGCCTCTGGTGGGAGCTCCAACAGTTTTTACAGACGGTTCTACAAAGGGAAAGGCTGTGGTAGTTTCTCAAGGTCTATCTAATATTCCAAACACCTGTTGGCAATGTCTGCCCAAGCAGCTGAAATAACAGTCTGTATTCTAACATTACAAATGTTTCCTGATTACTTGTCTCAAATGATTGCTCCTTTAGAAACTGCTCCTTATATTTCTCCTGTGTCCCGACAATAGAACGACAATTATGCTGTCTACAATATTTATTATGGTCCAGGCGGGatcctatttttgtgagtctTATTAGAGGTCATACTCAATTACCTGGACCTCTGACCGAGGGTAATCAACTCGCAGATGTATATACTTGAATATTATTTGGAGCCCCGAAGAA
It encodes the following:
- the LOC130862362 gene encoding ubiquitin-like protein 5; this translates as MMFEVVCNDRLGKKVRVKCNTDDTIGDLKKLIAAQTGTRWTKIVLKKWYGIFKDHVCLGDYEIHDGLNLELYYQ
- the LOC130862359 gene encoding ubiquitin-like protein 5; this encodes MMIEVVCNDHLGKKVRVKCNTHDTIGDLKKLISAQTGNRWTKIVLKKWYGIFKDHVSLGDYEIHDGMNLELYYQ